Genomic DNA from Candidatus Palauibacter australiensis:
TTCGAAGACTTCCTCGAACGCGGTCAGGTTCACGACCGCCGGATCCGCTTCGACCTGTCCGAAATCCGGGTTGACGGTGGCGTCGAGCGTCAGGCTCGAACCGAGGCCGACCTTGAAGTCCGCCCCTACGCGGGACTCGCTCCGCGTCACCACACCCGCCATCGGGCCACCCGTGGGAGTTCTCAGATCGCCCGCCACGTAGGGGAGGAACTCGATCCCGCGGCTCCCCCGCACGCCCTCGAGTCCAGTGAGGTCGCCGAGGCGCGAGGCCCAGCCCGGCTCGCTCCGCACCACGAGTTCCCACAGGAGGTTCTCCTGCACGTCCGGCATGTAGCGGTTGATGTTCACGCCCCACGCCGACTCGTCGCCGTTGAAGCGCAGTTGCGAGAACGGCATGCGCATCTCGGCCGTCCAGCCGAGCGAGTCGCGCTGCGCGCGCGCCGACCACACGGGATCCCACGTGTAGTCGCGGTTCGTCACGTTGTCCTCGGGGTGGTACCAGTCGGTGCGGCTGCCCGCCGCGTTCACCCCGAAGGAGACCGCCGTGCGCCGGTTCAGGTAGGGATCGAGCGAGACCAGCAGGCGCTCCGAACCGGTGTTCTGGTCGCGGCGCGTGCGGTAGGCCTGGATGCCGCCGGGGTCGTCCGTGTACATCCGGCCGGCGATCCACAGCGCGTCGTCGTCGAACGCAAACGCGACTTCGGTCCGCCGCGTGGCCGGCTCGCCCTCGTCCGGCTCGCGCTGCCAGAACGTCGTCGCGAATTCCGCCCGCGCCCAGACCGCGTCGTCCAGGAAGCCATCCAGTTGGAGCGTCCCATCTGTGTCGCGCGTGGCCCTGAGCTGCTGCCGGTCCTCCGGGCCCAGACCCTGCGCGCCGAGCGCCGGGGCCGCGGGGGACAGCGCCAGGACGATGGCGGCGACGGCCGGCAAGATGCGGCGCGAACCGTCAGCGCTCAAGGAAGATTTCTTTCGGGATGAAGCCCGTCACGACCTGGGTCAGATCGACGACCTCGCTCACCCGGAAATCGACGGCGATGCTGGCCAGGGAAAGCGCCTTGTCGGGCGCCAGTCCCTTCTCCTCCACGAGGAACTCCACCACGAGCCGGGTCGCCTCGCGCGCGGCGCGGTCGAGGTCGAGATCGATGCCCATGACCAGGTAGTGCGTCGGCGTCTCGGCACGCGGCGCGGGGATCGACACCCCCTTGTGCACGACAAACTGGAACACGCCGGTCAGCGACTGCTCGATCGCGGTGCCGCTCACCTCCCCGTCGCCCTGCGCGCCGTGCCCATCGCCCGCGTAGAAGAGCGCCCCCGGATGGAATACGGGGAGGTACGCCGTCGTCCCGGCCGTGAGGTCCTTCACGTCGAGGTTGCCGCCGAAGGCGCCCGGCGGGCGCGACCCCTGGACGCCGGGCACCGTCACTCCGGGCTCGCCTACGACCGGATCGGGGGCGACGGCCATGATCCCCATGAACGGCGCCAGCGGCACGTGGATGTCGGGCGAGAAGAAGGCGACTTCCCGCCCCTCCGCGTTACCCGTCCGAATCAGGTGTCGGCCGGCCGCGATGTCGAGCGGCTCGTCCTCCTCGCGAGCGCCGGGATAGCTCGGGGAGAAGACCCCGCCCCGGCCGCTCGTCGAGTTCACGCCCCACGGCACGCGCGTCTCGATGTCGAGGATCCGGATCTCGAGCATGTCGCCGGGCTCAGCCCCCTCGATGTGGATCGGGCCGGTGATGACATGCCCGCTCCGCCCCTCGCGCGGGCGGCCGTCGCGCGAGGCCCAGAAGTCGATGACGTCGTCGAGAACCTCGTCCCGCGGCACCCCGAGTCCCGTCAGAAACTCGACCGGGTGCTCGTCCTGCGTGGCCCCCACATGGGTCAACGTCTCGATCCGCACGGTCTCCCCGGAGGCGATCCGCAGCACCGGCTCCTTGTCGATCGGAAACCAGCCCCAGTTGAGCGTCTCAGGGCTGGAGGGGAGGAAGTGGTCCGCTTCGATCTCCCCGGTGTCGGCGACACTCGGGTCGTCGCCCGCGGGCGGCGCGCACGCCAGCGTGATCGTGCATCCCAGTGCCACCAGACCCGACCCCATTTGACGCGACATGGAAGGCT
This window encodes:
- a CDS encoding acetamidase/formamidase family protein, coding for MSRQMGSGLVALGCTITLACAPPAGDDPSVADTGEIEADHFLPSSPETLNWGWFPIDKEPVLRIASGETVRIETLTHVGATQDEHPVEFLTGLGVPRDEVLDDVIDFWASRDGRPREGRSGHVITGPIHIEGAEPGDMLEIRILDIETRVPWGVNSTSGRGGVFSPSYPGAREEDEPLDIAAGRHLIRTGNAEGREVAFFSPDIHVPLAPFMGIMAVAPDPVVGEPGVTVPGVQGSRPPGAFGGNLDVKDLTAGTTAYLPVFHPGALFYAGDGHGAQGDGEVSGTAIEQSLTGVFQFVVHKGVSIPAPRAETPTHYLVMGIDLDLDRAAREATRLVVEFLVEEKGLAPDKALSLASIAVDFRVSEVVDLTQVVTGFIPKEIFLER